In Microbacterium enclense, one genomic interval encodes:
- a CDS encoding dihydroorotase, whose amino-acid sequence MSHATPQTLLVRGARVEGQDATDLLVRDGVIAETGTGLSHEGATVIDADGLVALPGLVDLHVHLREPGFEASETVLTGSRAAAAGGFTTVFAMPNTSPTADTAGVVEQELALGEAAGYVHVQPIGAVTVGQKGERLAELGAMADSRARVRVFSDDGFCVFDPLIMRRALEYVKTFDGVVAQHAQDPRLTEGAQMNEGAVSAELGLTGWPAVAEESIIARDVLLAEHVGSRLHVCHLSTAGSVDIIRWAKKRGVNVTAEVTPHHLLLTDELVRDYDARYKVNPPLRREEDVMAVREGLADGTIDIVATDHAPHPAEAKACEWAAAANGMVGLESALRVVQQAMVDTGLLDWADVARVLSKTPARIGRLDGHGTPVAAGQPASFTLYDPRPSRPFAIDDLRGRSKNSPYLGRELPGEVRWTVRRGVVTVADGALLDAPGVLA is encoded by the coding sequence ATGAGCCACGCCACCCCCCAGACCCTGCTGGTCCGCGGCGCGCGCGTCGAGGGTCAGGATGCCACCGACCTCCTCGTCCGTGACGGCGTCATCGCCGAGACCGGCACCGGCCTATCGCACGAGGGCGCCACGGTCATCGACGCCGACGGGCTCGTCGCCCTGCCCGGCCTCGTCGACCTGCACGTGCACCTGCGCGAGCCCGGGTTCGAGGCATCCGAAACCGTCCTCACCGGATCGCGCGCCGCCGCCGCCGGAGGCTTCACCACGGTCTTCGCCATGCCGAACACCTCGCCCACGGCCGACACCGCCGGCGTCGTCGAGCAGGAGCTCGCCCTCGGCGAGGCCGCGGGCTACGTGCACGTGCAGCCGATCGGCGCCGTCACCGTGGGGCAGAAGGGCGAGCGGCTCGCCGAGCTCGGCGCGATGGCCGACTCCCGCGCCCGGGTGCGGGTGTTCAGCGACGACGGCTTCTGCGTCTTCGACCCGCTCATCATGCGGCGAGCACTCGAGTACGTGAAGACGTTCGACGGAGTCGTCGCCCAGCATGCGCAGGACCCGCGGCTCACCGAGGGGGCGCAGATGAACGAGGGCGCCGTCTCGGCGGAGCTGGGGCTCACCGGCTGGCCGGCGGTCGCGGAGGAGTCGATCATCGCGCGCGACGTGCTGCTGGCCGAGCACGTGGGCTCGCGCCTGCACGTCTGCCACCTCAGCACCGCGGGCTCCGTCGACATCATCCGCTGGGCCAAGAAGCGGGGCGTGAACGTGACCGCCGAAGTGACCCCGCACCACCTGCTGCTGACCGACGAACTCGTGCGCGACTACGACGCGCGGTACAAGGTCAACCCGCCGCTGCGGCGCGAGGAAGACGTGATGGCCGTGCGCGAGGGCCTGGCCGACGGCACGATCGACATCGTCGCGACCGACCACGCGCCGCACCCCGCCGAGGCGAAGGCGTGCGAGTGGGCGGCCGCCGCGAACGGCATGGTGGGCCTGGAAAGCGCTCTGCGCGTCGTTCAGCAGGCGATGGTCGACACGGGGCTCCTCGACTGGGCCGATGTCGCCCGCGTGCTGTCGAAGACCCCGGCCCGCATCGGTCGTCTGGACGGACACGGCACGCCCGTTGCTGCGGGGCAGCCGGCGTCGTTCACGCTGTACGACCCGCGTCCGTCGCGACCCTTCGCGATCGATGATCTGCGCGGACGAAGCAAGAACTCGCCCTACCTCGGCCGTGAGTTGCCGGGCGAGGTGCGCTGGACCGTGCGCCGCGGCGTCGTCACGGTGGCTGACGGCGCTCTGCTCGATGCTCCCGGAGTGCTCGCGTGA
- the rpoZ gene encoding DNA-directed RNA polymerase subunit omega → MAGRNQGIIDPPIDALLDKVDSKYQLVIYASKRARQINDYYSDLHEGNLFDNVGPLVDSTVEDKPLTIALHEIHEDKLRLRAAE, encoded by the coding sequence ATGGCCGGACGTAACCAGGGCATCATCGACCCGCCCATCGACGCGCTGCTCGACAAGGTCGACTCGAAGTACCAGCTCGTCATCTACGCGTCCAAGCGCGCGCGTCAGATCAACGACTACTACTCCGACCTGCACGAGGGAAACCTCTTCGACAACGTGGGCCCGCTCGTCGACTCCACCGTCGAAGACAAGCCGCTCACGATCGCACTGCACGAGATCCACGAAGACAAGCTGCGCCTGCGCGCCGCGGAGTAA
- the pyrF gene encoding orotidine-5'-phosphate decarboxylase codes for MSETFGQRLSAALSTHGALCVGIDPHAALLSTWGLDATAAGAREFGLRVVEAARGRVGVVKPQVAFYERYGSRGFAALEDIMAAAREAGLLVIADAKRGDIGTTMEGYAHAWLEPGSPLEADAVTLTPYLGADSLRDTLSMAVRHGKGAFVLTATSNPEARALQSAIVDDALAIGDHEHVAARVAHDVNEANIGAPGALGSIGVVVGATVDRSAYGLGDVALAGMPILAPGFGAQGAEPADLGRLFGYVASAVVANESRSVLTVGPDRLAARIEERAALYREVPRG; via the coding sequence GTGAGCGAGACGTTCGGCCAGCGGCTCAGCGCCGCGCTGTCGACACATGGCGCGCTGTGCGTCGGCATCGACCCCCACGCTGCACTGTTGTCGACGTGGGGGCTGGATGCCACCGCTGCCGGGGCACGCGAGTTCGGTCTGCGGGTGGTCGAGGCCGCCCGCGGCCGGGTCGGCGTCGTGAAGCCGCAAGTGGCGTTCTACGAGCGCTACGGCTCACGTGGTTTCGCCGCGCTCGAGGACATCATGGCGGCTGCCCGCGAAGCGGGTCTGCTCGTGATCGCCGACGCCAAACGCGGCGACATCGGCACCACCATGGAGGGCTACGCCCACGCGTGGCTCGAGCCCGGGTCGCCCCTGGAAGCGGATGCCGTGACCCTGACGCCCTACCTCGGTGCCGATTCGCTGCGCGACACGCTGTCGATGGCCGTGCGCCACGGCAAGGGCGCGTTCGTCCTCACAGCGACGAGCAATCCGGAGGCGCGCGCGCTGCAGAGCGCGATCGTCGACGACGCCCTCGCCATCGGCGACCACGAGCACGTCGCCGCGCGCGTCGCGCACGACGTCAACGAGGCGAACATCGGCGCGCCGGGAGCCTTGGGCTCGATCGGTGTCGTGGTCGGTGCCACGGTCGATCGCTCCGCCTACGGCCTCGGTGATGTGGCCCTGGCGGGGATGCCGATCCTCGCCCCCGGGTTCGGCGCGCAGGGTGCCGAGCCCGCAGATCTCGGCCGGTTGTTCGGGTACGTGGCCTCCGCGGTGGTCGCCAATGAGAGTCGCAGCGTTCTCACGGTCGGACCGGACCGTCTCGCCGCGCGCATCGAGGAGCGTGCGGCGCTGTACCGGGAGGTGCCGCGTGGCTGA
- a CDS encoding aspartate carbamoyltransferase catalytic subunit — MRHLLDTQHLSREEALTILDVAEDMADTQRREVKKLPTLRGKTVVNLFFEDSTRTRISFEAAAKRLSADVINFSAKGSSVSKGESLQDTAQTLQAMGADAVVIRHGASGAPRTLATSGWITAGVVNAGDGTHEHPTQALLDAFTIRKRLFGDDSRGRDLDGIRVTIVGDVLHSRVARSNVWLLHTLGARVTLVAPPTLVPQDVSGWPIEVDYDLDHAIAAGPDALMMLRIQLERMSAAYFPTEREYSRRYGLDARRLAALPTDSIVMHPGPMNRGLEISAEAADSPRSTVLEQVANGVSVRMAVLYLLLAGERPHTDREDLR, encoded by the coding sequence ATGAGGCACCTCCTCGACACCCAGCACCTCTCACGCGAGGAGGCCCTGACGATCCTCGACGTCGCCGAGGACATGGCCGACACCCAGCGCCGCGAGGTCAAGAAGCTTCCGACGCTCCGCGGCAAGACCGTGGTCAACCTCTTCTTCGAGGACTCCACGCGCACACGCATCTCCTTCGAAGCCGCCGCCAAGCGCCTGTCCGCCGACGTCATCAACTTCTCCGCGAAGGGCTCGAGCGTCAGCAAGGGCGAGTCGCTGCAGGACACCGCGCAGACCCTGCAGGCGATGGGGGCGGATGCCGTGGTCATCCGCCACGGTGCGTCCGGCGCCCCGCGCACCCTCGCCACGAGCGGCTGGATCACCGCCGGTGTCGTCAACGCCGGCGACGGCACGCACGAGCACCCCACGCAGGCGCTGCTCGACGCGTTCACGATCCGCAAGCGCCTCTTCGGCGACGACAGCCGCGGCCGCGACCTCGACGGCATCCGCGTCACCATCGTCGGCGACGTGCTGCACTCGCGTGTCGCGCGCTCCAACGTCTGGCTGCTGCACACCCTGGGCGCGCGCGTGACGCTGGTCGCCCCGCCCACTCTGGTGCCGCAGGACGTCAGCGGCTGGCCCATCGAGGTCGACTACGACCTGGATCACGCGATTGCGGCGGGACCCGACGCGCTGATGATGCTCCGCATCCAGCTCGAGCGCATGAGCGCCGCGTATTTCCCGACTGAACGGGAGTATTCACGTCGTTACGGTCTCGACGCACGGCGCCTGGCGGCCCTTCCGACCGATAGCATTGTCATGCACCCCGGCCCCATGAACCGGGGTCTGGAGATCTCCGCCGAAGCCGCCGATTCGCCTCGCTCGACGGTGCTCGAGCAGGTCGCGAACGGCGTCTCCGTGCGGATGGCCGTGCTGTACCTGCTCCTCGCGGGCGAACGGCCCCACACCGACAGAGAGGACCTTCGATGA
- the gmk gene encoding guanylate kinase — translation MAESRRPPEVDRAAASRRAVAARRERAALKRDVSTRVITPQELLRRGLADPLSAAGAMRVTEFLTAIPAIGESKRDRILTSLGISPVKRLGGLGSRQRDALRDYLDSRWPEPGPRAGRSRLIVLAGPTAVGKGTVAAYIKDHHPEIHLSVSATTRSPRPGEVEGEHYYFVDDAEFDRLVSTGALLEWATVHNRHRYGTPREPIERVLASGGTALLEIDLQGARQVRAAEPSATLVFLLPPSWDELVQRLVGRGTEDAEERARRLRTARTELAAQNEFDYRVVNDDVASAAAEVVALAARRPGDATR, via the coding sequence GTGGCTGAGTCCCGCCGCCCGCCCGAGGTCGATCGTGCCGCCGCGTCCCGCCGCGCCGTGGCCGCTCGTCGCGAACGCGCGGCGTTGAAGCGCGACGTGTCGACGCGCGTGATCACCCCGCAGGAGCTCTTGCGTCGAGGACTCGCCGACCCGCTGTCGGCCGCCGGCGCGATGCGGGTGACCGAGTTCCTCACCGCTATCCCCGCGATCGGGGAGAGCAAGCGCGACCGCATTCTCACGTCCCTGGGCATCTCACCCGTCAAGCGGCTCGGGGGACTGGGCTCGCGTCAGCGTGACGCCCTCCGCGACTACCTCGACAGCCGCTGGCCCGAGCCCGGCCCGCGCGCCGGACGGAGCCGGTTGATCGTGCTCGCCGGTCCCACCGCCGTGGGCAAGGGCACGGTCGCGGCCTACATCAAGGATCACCACCCCGAGATCCATCTGTCGGTGTCGGCGACGACGCGCAGCCCCCGCCCCGGCGAAGTCGAGGGGGAGCACTACTACTTCGTCGACGACGCCGAGTTCGACCGTCTCGTCTCCACCGGGGCGCTGCTCGAGTGGGCCACGGTCCACAACCGCCACCGCTACGGCACGCCGCGCGAGCCGATCGAGCGGGTGCTGGCGAGCGGGGGCACGGCACTGCTCGAGATCGATCTTCAGGGCGCCAGACAGGTCCGCGCCGCCGAGCCGTCGGCGACCCTCGTGTTCCTGCTCCCGCCGAGCTGGGACGAACTCGTCCAGCGCTTGGTGGGGCGGGGCACCGAGGATGCCGAGGAGCGGGCGCGCAGATTGCGCACCGCTCGCACCGAATTGGCGGCACAGAACGAGTTCGACTATCGGGTCGTGAACGACGACGTCGCCTCGGCCGCGGCCGAGGTCGTCGCCCTCGCAGCCCGCCGACCCGGTGATGCGACGCGCTGA
- the metK gene encoding methionine adenosyltransferase — protein sequence MTDLRLFTSESVTEGHPDKICDQISDSILDAIITDDPTGRVAVETLVTTGLVHVAGEVSTSAYVEIPAIVRDVVNRIGYTSSETGFDGESCGVSISIGAQSSDIAAGVNKAFEQRERGSVDPRDLQGAGDQGIMFGFATTETPQLMPMAAWTAHRIAERLASVRKDGTLPFLRPDGKTQVTLGYDGHIPRTVDSVVLSTQHHPDISQEDLRAQVQAEVIDPVLAETGLELPDVKYYINPAGPFVIGGPKGDAGLTGRKIIIDTYGGASRHGGGAFSGKDPSKVDRSAAYAMRWVAKNAVAAGLADRLEVQVAYAIGKANPVGLYVESFGTAHVADEVIVRAIRDVFDLRPKAIVEQLDLLRPIYARTATYGHFGRELPDFTWERTDRVDELRAAAGL from the coding sequence TTGACCGACCTGCGCCTGTTCACGTCCGAGTCCGTCACCGAAGGACACCCCGACAAGATCTGCGACCAGATCTCCGACAGCATCCTCGATGCGATCATCACCGACGACCCGACGGGCCGCGTCGCCGTCGAGACCCTCGTCACCACCGGACTCGTCCACGTGGCCGGTGAAGTGTCGACGAGCGCCTACGTCGAGATCCCCGCGATCGTGCGCGATGTGGTCAACCGCATCGGCTACACCTCGAGCGAGACCGGCTTCGACGGCGAGTCGTGCGGTGTCTCCATCTCGATCGGCGCGCAGTCGTCCGACATCGCCGCGGGCGTCAACAAGGCTTTCGAGCAGCGCGAGCGCGGCTCCGTCGATCCGCGCGACCTGCAGGGCGCGGGCGATCAGGGCATCATGTTCGGCTTCGCCACGACCGAGACGCCGCAGCTCATGCCGATGGCGGCGTGGACCGCGCACCGCATCGCCGAGCGCCTGGCATCCGTCCGTAAAGACGGCACACTTCCGTTCCTGCGGCCCGACGGCAAGACGCAGGTGACCCTCGGCTACGACGGTCACATCCCACGTACGGTCGACTCCGTCGTGCTCTCGACGCAGCACCACCCCGACATCTCGCAGGAAGACCTGCGCGCGCAGGTCCAGGCCGAGGTCATCGACCCGGTGCTCGCCGAGACCGGACTCGAGCTCCCCGACGTCAAGTACTACATCAACCCCGCGGGGCCCTTCGTCATCGGCGGCCCGAAGGGCGACGCCGGACTCACCGGCCGCAAGATCATCATCGACACCTACGGCGGAGCGTCGCGGCACGGTGGTGGAGCGTTCAGCGGCAAGGACCCGTCCAAGGTCGACCGCTCTGCCGCGTACGCGATGCGATGGGTCGCGAAGAACGCCGTGGCGGCGGGCCTCGCCGACCGGCTCGAAGTGCAGGTGGCCTACGCGATCGGCAAGGCCAACCCCGTGGGGCTGTACGTCGAATCCTTCGGTACAGCGCACGTCGCCGACGAGGTCATCGTGCGCGCGATCCGCGACGTGTTCGACCTGCGCCCCAAGGCCATCGTCGAGCAGCTCGACCTTCTGCGCCCCATCTACGCGCGGACGGCGACCTACGGTCACTTCGGCCGCGAACTGCCCGACTTCACGTGGGAGCGCACCGACCGCGTCGACGAGCTGCGCGCTGCCGCCGGGCTCTGA
- the carB gene encoding carbamoyl-phosphate synthase large subunit, whose translation MPKRDDIHSVLVIGSGPIVIGQACEFDYSGTQACRVLREEGVRVILVNSNPATIMTDPDFADATYIEPITPEVIESIIAKEKPDAVLPTLGGQTALNAAIQLHKRGILEKYDVELIGADFDAINRGEDRQIFKELVLEAGADVAASVICHSMDELLAGAEKLGYPLVVRPSFTMGGLGSGFAYDEADLRRIGGAGLHDSPTNEVLLEESILGWKEYELELMRDTADNTVVVCSIENVDPVGVHTGDSITVAPALTLTDREYQKLRDIGIDIIRAVGVDTGGCNIQFAVDPKTGRIIVIEMNPRVSRSSALASKATGFPIAKIAAKLAIGYRLDEIPNDITKVTPASFEPTLDYVVVKVPRFNFEKFPAADTTLTTTMKSVGEAMAIGRNYTTALQKALRSLEKRGSSFHWGEESRSVDELLEIAKTPTDGRIVVLQQALRKGATPEQAFDATAIDPWFIDQMVLINEVAAFIGEASELDADTLRVAKEHGFSDAQIAQIRGLDEAEVRETRYALDVRPVYKTVDTCAGEFPALTPYHYSSYDAETEVTPSDRTKVVIIGSGPNRIGQGVEFDYSCVHASFALSDAGYETVMVNCNPETVSTDYDTSDRLYFEPLTLEDVLEVLHAESQSGTILGVVCQLGGQTPLGLAKGIEAAGYTILGTSPEAIDLAEERELFSRLLDEAGLVAPRNGTAIDVEGAVTVAEEIGYPVLVRPSFVLGGRGMEIVYSTEALRDYFVRVADQAIIGPGLPLLVDRFLDDAIELDVDALFDGTDLYIGGVMEHLEEAGIHSGDSSCTLPPVSLGRTEVDRVREATLAIAKGVGVRGLLNVQFAISAGVLYVIEANPRASRTVPFVSKALGIPLAKAASRIMAGNTIAELIAEGLLPENDGSRVPLDAPVAVKEAVLPFKRFRTADGHTVDSVLGPEMRSTGEVMGIDRDFPTAFAKSQEAAYGGMPTSGTVFISVADADKRAVILPAHRLQELGFTLMATEGTAEILARNGIRVQVVEKYSETQGSGQQNVVDLINAGEIDMIVNTPSGGTARADGYEIRAAAVAADKALFTTMAVLGAAVSALGAMKDGFGVRSLQEYATDRAGRL comes from the coding sequence ATGCCTAAGCGCGACGACATCCACTCCGTCCTCGTCATCGGCTCCGGCCCGATCGTCATCGGTCAGGCCTGCGAGTTCGATTACTCCGGTACCCAGGCCTGCCGCGTCCTGCGCGAAGAGGGGGTGCGCGTGATCCTCGTCAACTCGAACCCGGCGACGATCATGACCGACCCCGACTTCGCCGACGCGACCTACATCGAGCCGATCACCCCCGAGGTCATCGAGTCGATCATCGCCAAGGAGAAGCCGGATGCCGTTCTCCCCACGCTCGGCGGGCAGACCGCGCTGAACGCGGCGATCCAGCTGCACAAGCGCGGCATCCTCGAGAAGTACGACGTCGAGCTCATCGGCGCCGACTTCGACGCGATCAACCGCGGCGAGGATCGCCAGATCTTCAAGGAGCTCGTCCTCGAGGCGGGCGCCGACGTCGCGGCATCCGTCATCTGCCACTCCATGGACGAGCTGCTCGCCGGCGCCGAGAAGCTCGGCTACCCGCTGGTCGTGCGCCCGTCGTTCACCATGGGCGGCCTCGGCTCCGGCTTCGCGTACGACGAGGCCGACCTCCGCCGCATCGGCGGTGCGGGCCTGCACGACTCGCCCACCAACGAGGTGCTGCTCGAGGAGTCGATCCTCGGATGGAAGGAGTACGAGCTCGAGCTCATGCGCGACACCGCCGACAACACGGTGGTCGTCTGCTCGATCGAGAACGTCGACCCCGTGGGCGTGCACACCGGCGACTCGATCACGGTGGCTCCCGCGCTCACCCTCACCGACCGCGAGTACCAGAAGCTGCGCGACATCGGCATCGACATCATCCGCGCCGTGGGTGTCGACACCGGTGGCTGCAACATCCAGTTCGCCGTGGACCCGAAGACCGGTCGCATCATCGTCATCGAGATGAACCCCCGTGTCTCGCGGTCGAGCGCGCTGGCGTCGAAGGCGACGGGCTTCCCGATCGCCAAGATCGCCGCGAAGCTCGCGATCGGCTACCGGCTCGACGAGATCCCGAACGACATCACCAAGGTGACCCCGGCGAGCTTCGAGCCCACGCTCGACTACGTCGTGGTGAAGGTGCCGCGGTTCAACTTCGAGAAGTTCCCCGCCGCCGACACCACGCTGACGACCACCATGAAGTCGGTCGGTGAGGCGATGGCGATCGGCCGCAATTACACCACCGCTCTGCAGAAGGCTCTGCGGTCCCTGGAGAAGCGCGGATCGAGCTTCCACTGGGGTGAGGAGTCGCGCTCGGTCGACGAGCTGCTCGAGATCGCGAAGACCCCGACCGACGGCCGCATCGTCGTGCTGCAGCAGGCGCTGCGCAAGGGCGCCACGCCCGAGCAGGCGTTCGACGCGACGGCGATCGACCCGTGGTTCATCGACCAGATGGTGCTCATCAACGAGGTCGCGGCGTTCATCGGCGAGGCTTCGGAGCTGGATGCCGACACCCTGCGCGTCGCGAAGGAGCACGGCTTCAGCGACGCGCAGATCGCACAGATCCGCGGTCTCGACGAGGCCGAGGTGCGCGAGACCCGCTACGCCCTCGACGTGCGCCCCGTCTACAAGACCGTCGACACCTGCGCGGGGGAGTTCCCGGCCCTGACGCCGTACCACTACTCGAGCTACGACGCCGAGACCGAGGTCACCCCCTCCGACCGCACGAAGGTCGTCATCATCGGCTCGGGCCCCAACCGCATCGGCCAGGGCGTCGAGTTCGACTACTCCTGCGTGCACGCATCGTTCGCGCTGTCGGATGCCGGGTACGAGACCGTCATGGTCAACTGCAACCCCGAGACCGTCTCGACCGACTACGACACCAGCGACCGCCTCTACTTCGAGCCGCTGACGCTCGAAGACGTGCTCGAGGTGCTGCACGCCGAGAGCCAGTCGGGCACCATCCTCGGTGTCGTCTGCCAGCTCGGCGGCCAGACGCCGCTGGGTCTGGCCAAGGGCATCGAGGCCGCGGGTTACACGATCCTCGGCACGAGCCCCGAGGCGATCGACCTCGCCGAGGAGCGCGAACTGTTCTCGCGCCTGCTCGATGAGGCCGGCCTCGTCGCCCCGCGAAACGGTACGGCGATCGACGTCGAGGGTGCGGTCACCGTGGCCGAGGAGATCGGCTACCCCGTGCTCGTGCGTCCGAGCTTCGTGCTCGGCGGTCGCGGCATGGAGATCGTCTACTCGACCGAGGCGCTGCGCGACTACTTCGTGCGCGTCGCCGACCAGGCGATCATCGGCCCCGGACTCCCGCTGCTCGTCGACCGCTTCCTCGACGACGCGATCGAGCTGGATGTCGACGCCCTCTTCGACGGCACGGATCTCTACATCGGCGGCGTCATGGAGCACCTCGAAGAAGCCGGCATCCACTCCGGCGACTCGTCCTGCACCCTCCCACCCGTCTCGCTCGGTCGCACCGAGGTCGACCGCGTGCGTGAGGCGACTCTCGCGATCGCAAAGGGCGTCGGCGTCCGCGGGCTGCTGAACGTGCAGTTCGCGATCTCGGCGGGCGTGCTCTACGTGATCGAAGCGAACCCGCGCGCAAGCCGCACCGTACCGTTCGTGTCGAAGGCGCTCGGCATCCCGCTCGCGAAGGCGGCCAGCCGGATCATGGCCGGTAACACCATCGCCGAACTCATCGCCGAGGGCCTGCTGCCCGAGAACGATGGCTCGCGCGTGCCGCTGGACGCGCCGGTCGCCGTGAAGGAGGCCGTGCTGCCGTTCAAGCGGTTCCGCACCGCCGACGGTCACACGGTCGACTCGGTCCTCGGGCCCGAGATGCGCTCGACCGGTGAGGTCATGGGCATCGACCGCGACTTCCCGACCGCGTTCGCGAAGTCGCAGGAGGCCGCGTACGGCGGGATGCCGACCTCGGGCACCGTGTTCATCTCGGTCGCCGACGCCGACAAGCGTGCGGTCATCCTGCCGGCCCACCGGCTGCAGGAGCTCGGCTTCACGCTCATGGCCACCGAGGGGACGGCCGAGATCCTCGCCCGCAACGGCATCCGGGTCCAGGTCGTGGAGAAGTACTCCGAGACGCAGGGGTCCGGCCAGCAGAACGTGGTCGACCTCATCAACGCCGGGGAGATCGACATGATCGTCAACACCCCCTCGGGCGGCACCGCCCGTGCCGACGGCTACGAGATCCGCGCGGCGGCCGTCGCCGCCGACAAGGCGCTCTTCACCACGATGGCCGTCCTCGGCGCCGCGGTGAGCGCCCTGGGCGCGATGAAGGACGGCTTCGGGGTGCGTAGCCTGCAGGAGTACGCGACCGACCGTGCGGGGCGCCTGTGA
- the carA gene encoding glutamine-hydrolyzing carbamoyl-phosphate synthase small subunit, translating to MTALTPSSRLTRDPAVLVLEDGTRYTGRAYGARGETLGEVVFATGMTGYQETITDPSYAGQIVLQTAPHIGNTGVNDEDPESRRIWVAGYVVRDPSRMVSNWRANRSLDDALVEDGIVGISGIDTRAVTRRIRSSGSMRGGVFSGDAANLDADEQLRRVREAPGMAGRNLSAEVSVAEVEVTPATAERIGNLAVLDLGVKQSTIDNLAARGFDVHVFPQSATIDEIRAIEPVAAFYSNGPGDPAASDQHVELLRAVLGDGLPFFGICFGNQLLGRALGFGTYKLPFGHRGINQPVLDKTTGRVEITSQNHGFAVDAPLDQVVDSPNGFGRVEVSHIGLNDNVVEGLRALDIPAFSVQYHPEAAAGPHDANYLFDRFREMVLATMETKKNA from the coding sequence ATGACCGCCCTGACCCCTTCCTCGCGCCTCACGCGAGACCCCGCCGTCCTCGTGCTGGAAGACGGCACGCGCTACACCGGCCGCGCGTACGGCGCGCGCGGCGAGACCCTCGGCGAGGTCGTCTTCGCCACCGGCATGACCGGCTACCAGGAGACGATCACCGACCCCTCGTACGCGGGCCAGATCGTGCTGCAGACGGCACCCCACATCGGCAACACCGGCGTGAACGACGAAGACCCCGAGTCGCGGCGCATCTGGGTCGCCGGCTACGTGGTGCGCGACCCCTCGCGCATGGTGTCGAACTGGCGGGCGAACCGCTCGCTCGACGACGCGCTCGTCGAAGACGGCATCGTCGGGATCTCCGGCATCGACACTCGCGCGGTCACCCGTCGCATCCGCTCCTCGGGCAGCATGCGGGGTGGCGTCTTCTCGGGCGACGCGGCGAACCTGGATGCCGACGAGCAGCTGCGCCGCGTGCGCGAAGCGCCCGGCATGGCCGGTCGCAACCTGAGCGCCGAGGTGTCCGTCGCCGAGGTCGAGGTGACCCCCGCCACCGCGGAGCGCATCGGCAACCTCGCCGTTCTCGACCTCGGCGTCAAGCAGTCCACGATCGACAACCTCGCGGCCCGCGGGTTCGACGTGCACGTCTTCCCCCAGTCGGCGACGATCGACGAGATCCGCGCGATCGAGCCGGTCGCGGCGTTCTACTCCAACGGACCCGGCGACCCCGCGGCCTCCGACCAGCACGTGGAACTGCTGCGCGCCGTGCTCGGCGACGGCCTGCCGTTCTTCGGCATCTGCTTCGGCAACCAGCTGCTCGGCCGCGCCCTCGGCTTCGGCACCTACAAGCTGCCTTTCGGCCACCGCGGCATCAACCAGCCGGTGCTCGACAAGACCACGGGCCGCGTCGAGATCACCTCGCAGAACCACGGCTTCGCGGTCGACGCCCCGCTCGACCAGGTCGTCGACAGCCCGAACGGCTTCGGCCGCGTCGAGGTGAGCCACATCGGCCTCAACGACAACGTCGTGGAGGGTCTGCGTGCCCTCGACATCCCCGCGTTCAGCGTGCAGTACCACCCCGAGGCCGCTGCCGGACCCCACGACGCCAACTACCTGTTCGACCGCTTCCGCGAGATGGTTCTCGCCACGATGGAGACCAAGAAGAATGCCTAA